One window of the Salvelinus sp. IW2-2015 linkage group LG10, ASM291031v2, whole genome shotgun sequence genome contains the following:
- the LOC111969244 gene encoding cadherin-5 — protein sequence MMRQSAWRQMTGPDMWMGLFALAVTLGLTMAEHMDQRPALQTSPVLHRHKREWLWNNLYVEEERPIDKQYYIGKLKSTKAGDRTRYVIKGDGANTIFKVDEKGDIYVTERLDREVKSIYHLSAKLLDTSNNLVEEKVEEFVILVTDINDNDPVFTKSFNASIKERSKRGTKVIEVTATDADDPTTANGELAYTLLEGGDFFNIDSTTGIITTXYENLDRETQSSYVVVVQAQDLRGLKQGGTATTSVTIAVSDINDNIATFTKSSYVFSVKEDMKRGQRIDTIVLEDRDEIQNKDPIFTIESPLDTFEMERSQIKDGNLMLKQGLDYETKSSYTFFVHVRENNLQSPADNKDNPVIKAQVTIQVLDVDEQPEFSKSIYNFNVIEEMMVNNIGVVSARDPDKANKAIRYSIEDKDSPIGINPITGQLFTVRKLDRELVANHMFQVKAKEEPNGLESFVNINILVIDINDNKPELFIEEIFVCENDMAGTVIGTISATDKDEHFPSFSFTLVKPNGNFSVIDNNDNTSNIVLKHGGFSLEDSRDYVIEIGISDGGRPPMSSITSLPIKVCRCDNKRIHTQCKAAQLKMGVGVYTLIPILCILTILVIVILIAMRKRHQKDALVTLGKSEIHEQLVTYDEEGGGEMDTNGYDVSILTSARNDSSMSMRQGPSLYAMVKKPPTACKGDMAVMIEVKKDEADHDRDGIPYDTLHIYGYEGPESLAGSLSSLDSSSTGSSLDYDFLNDWGPRFRTLAELYGVDGSEGSDSLY from the exons aTGATGAGACAGTCTGCATGGAGGCAGATGACTGGGCCAGATATGTGGATGGGTCTCTTTGCCTTGGCCGTGACCCTCGGTCTAACCATGGCTGAACATATGGACCAGAGGCCAGCACTCCAAACCAGCCCAGTTCTMCACAGGCACAAGAGAGAGTGGTTGTGGAACAACCTTTACGTGGAGGAGGAAAGGCCAATCGACAAACAATACTATATTGGAAAG TTAAAGTCAACTAAAGCTGGTGACAGGACACGCTATGTCATTAAAGGAGATGGTGCCAACACAATCTTCAAAGTGGATGAAAAAGGAGACATCTACGTCACTGAACGATTGGATCGAGAGGTGAAAAGCATATACCATCTAAGTGCAAAGCTGCTTGATACCAGCAACAACTTGGTGGAGGAGAAAGTGGAAGAGTTTGTGATCCTGGTTACTGACATCAATGACAACGATCCAGTGTTTACTAAATCGTTCAACGCTTCTATCAAAGAGAGATCCAAAAGAG GAACTAAAGTGATAGAAGTCACTGCCACTGATGCAGACGATCCAACGACGGCAAATGGAGAACTTGCTTACACATTAYTAGAGGGGGGAGACTTCTTCAATATAGACAGCACAACAG GGATTATCACCACCARGTATGAGAACCTGGACCGTGAGACCCAGAGTAGCTATGTGGTTGTGGTTCAAGCCCAGGATCTGAGAGGACTTAAACAAGGGGGCACCGCCACCACCTCTGTCACCATCGCAGTCAGCGACATCAATGATAACATAGCCACATTTACCAAAA GTTCCTATGTATTTAGTGTGAAAGAGGACATGAAGCGGGGACAGAGAATAGACACCATAGTCCTGGAGGACAGAGATGAGATCCAGAATAAAGACCCAATCTTCACCATAGAATCTCCATTAGACACCTTTGAGATGGAGCGCAGTCAGATCAAAGATGGCAAcctcatgctgaaacag GGACTGGATTATGAAACCAAGAGCAGCTACACGTTCTTTGTGCACGTGAGGGAGAATAACTTGCAGTCCCCTGCGGATAATAAGGACAATCCAGTGATCAAGGCCCAGGTGACCATCCAGGTGCTAGACGTTGATGAGCAGCCAGAATTCAGCAAGAGCATCTACAACTTTAATGTGATAGAGGAAATGATGGTCAATAATATTGGAGTCGTTTCAGCCAGAGATCCTGATAAAGCCAACAAGGCCATAAG GTATTCCATTGAGGACAAAGACAGTCCCATTGGTATCAACCCCATAACTGGACAACTTTTCACAGTGAGGAAGCTGGATCGGGAGCTTGTAGCGAATCACATGTTCCAGGTTAAAGCTAAGGAGGAACCAAATG GACTGGAATCTTTTGTGAACATCAACATACTGGTCATTGATATCAATGACAACAAACCAGAGCTGTTCATTGAAGAGATATTCGTTTGTGAAAATGATATGGCTGGCACG GTGATTGGGACCATAAGTGCGACAGACAAAGACGAACATTTTCCCTCGTTCAGCTTCACATTGGTGAAGCCGAACGGCAACTTTTCAGTCATCGATAACAACG ACAACACATCTAACATAGTCCTGAAACATGGAGGCTTCAGCCTGGAGGACTCCAGGGATTATGTAATAGAGATTGGGATCAGCGATGGAGGCAGGCCACCCATGAGCAGCATCACCTCTCTGCCTATCAAAGTGTGCAGGTGTGACAACAAGAGGATCCACACCCAGTGCAAAGCAGCCCAACTCAAAATGGGTGTGGGCGTCTACACCCTGATTCCTATACTGTGCATCCTGACTATTCTGG TCATAGTGATCCTGATCGCTATGAGAAAGCGTCACCAAAAGGACGCCCTGGTCACTCTGGGTAAGAGTGAGATCCACGAGCAGCTAGTGACATACGACGAGGAGGGTGGTGGGGAGATGGACACCAACGGCTACGACGTGTCCATCCTGACCTCAGCTCGGAATGACAGCAGCATGAGCATGAGGCAGGGCCCCAGCCTTTACGCCATGGTGAAGAAACCACCAACCGCGTGCAAGGGAGACATGGCTGTGATGATCGAGGTGAAGAAAGACGAAGCTGACCATGACAGGGATGGGATTCCCTACGATACCCTGCACATCTACGGCTACGAGGGGCCAGAGTCCCTGGCTGGTAGCCTCAGTTCCCTGGATAGTTCCTCCACGGGCTCTAGCCTTGACTATGACTTCTTAAACGACTGGGGCCCTCGCTTCAGAACCCTGGCTGAGCTCTACGGGGTAGATGGGTCTGAGGGAAGTGACTCCCTGTATTGA